GGTAAGACTGTTCCTGTGGATATTGATCAGACGGATGTTGAGGATGGTCGGGCGTTGCTGGAGCTGAGGGTGAAGGCGATGGAGGAGAGGTTTGCGGGTGTTGAGGATATTCCACTGCCGCCGTTTTGGGGTGGTGTTAGGCTTGTGCCGGAGTCTGTGGAGTTCTGGCAGGGACGGCGGAGTCGTTTGCATGATCGGTTCCGGTATGTGCGTGTTAATGGGGAGGGAGAGGGTACTAAGTGGCGGGTTCAGAGACTGTCGCCATAGTGGTAAATTTAGAGCCATTGCATAAATACTGTTATTGTACTTAGCATTTCAATTGCACCATCGCTGTTTGAGCTGTACAATGTATGTGATGTTTCGCGTCGATCATCCATATCAGCCAATCTTATCCTTATTTATCACTATCAGTCTTGGCACGCGAACTCCTTCAACATCACTTTAGAACATTAGTCCGTGAATCCTGCGCTACTTGGAAATAGTCTACCATCCTATATTAAAGAGTCAGGTAAACCACCGGGTCTACATATCTTAACCGCAGCCATGTCCACCTCAACGCCCCAATCAATCCCTCAATCCTCCACATCCCCCTGGATCATCCTCGCGATAACGAGCGGCGCCTTCGCTGCGTTGAACGGTGTCTTCGCGAAATTGTACGTGGATCATCCACCCTATAACTAAGGCTCGAAGCAATGCCATGCTGTACATACAAGCTACACATATAAGCTATAAGCTACACGATCTGTGTAACCAAGTTAACCTTGGAACGTTCCACAGAACCACGGACGAACACACGACGGCCTTCGCGCAATCACTCGCCCACCTCTTCGGTCTGGATTCGTCGCCTGTAATTGAGATGCTTACTCGGGGTGTATGTTAAATCTCCCTTTTCTTTGTATTTGGACTATGCCGGATACATTTCAAGTCCGTGTCGAATTTTAATCCATTTATTACAATACACATGTTTGACTGACATCTATATCCGCAGGCCTGCCTCGGGCTAAACGTCCTCTGCAACATTATAATGTGGGCACTCTTTACACGCGCGCTAACAGCCGGTCCCTCGACGGTCAAAGTCTCCATCACGAATACGGCGTCAAACTTCTTGGCGACGGCGGTGTTTGGTATGATCATTTTTCAGGAGGCTGTTGGGGGGCTTTGGTGGCTAGGTGCTGCAATGATGGGTGCTGGGTGTATTTTGGTTGGGATGAGAGAGGGGGCTTAGATTTTTGAATCTATAATTGGGCTATAGTTTATCTAGACTTTTGGATATTTCGATGGGCTTCCAGCATTGGGTTTGGCTTTGATGGTACTATGTAGGAAGATGAGAGTGGGTGTTTGTAGATGCCAGATGGCGAGAATTGTTGGCGGTGCTGTGGTAGTGAAACGGAAGTAGAATTCAGTACTTTGTGCCGATACTCCGACAAGGCGGAGTTTCTGAATGTCACAAGTGATAATGTGTACCATTCGTCGAGTAAGAATTTGCGGCGGAGATTGCGAGATCTACAGTGGACTACGAGAGCCGCTAGTTGTATGTGCTGGGTTTGTGATGGAGCTCGACAGCTTTGGACAATGCAGCAAGCGTCGATTGCAATCCTTGTTTGGAAATACGGGAGATTTGTCAGAATACTAGATTCCTAGGAAGACCCTAAGATCATCCTAGTTATGTGCTTTTATGCGTCATATGGCGAAATGACAGTTGAGCCCTGTCTATTGCCCGCTGGCTGATGGAGACTCGAAGGCATGCTGTGTCTGAATGAATGTCACATAGTGGATGTTCTCCTCGTGGCTGGGATTCGAAATTGATTCTCTGAGTTGTGTCGCCGTTTTGAGAGCACCGAGAGGTTGGAAGCGTGATGGGTGTAGTATACGAGTAGCCCTATGGAGGGTTAGAGCTAGTGTAATATTATCGCCATTGGAGGGAATCATAAGTTGGCAATTCTTGGTCCGGATGATATCTTCCCTTACCGGAGACCCGGGGGCTGTGCTACCTATGTTGGTAGATAGTGTCGTAGATTTCATAGATAATCTGCTgagggaagagagagaacCGGGGAATACCGAGCGTGTCTTGTGATAAGGTAAGACTTGATATGGTGCGAGATAAATACAGAGAGGTGAAGCTGTTGAGGCTCCTGCCTTGGTCTGatctctcttctctcacCATCTCTACTTGTTGCATTGTTCGAAAATGTTCCCTACTCTCCACAACCATTGAAACATTCGAGATGGACATGGAGACTTGGACTTATTTCGTTTTTGACATATCAACAAGGCAGCGAAACCCCTTTCAGTCCCCAGAAAAGACTCAACACAGCCAAAAATGTTCGACTCCATGTAGAAGCCTTTTTCCCCCCGGAGCGCCATCCAATACCCCTCATGGAGTTCACATGGGATGGAGATGAGATTAATTGGATATACACCATCTGATGGACCAAGAAAATTCACTCATCTTGAACCCTTTCAAAGCAAATGGTTGAAATTAAGACGATAAGCACCCAGAATCATCCATGTAGCTGACACCTATTACCACAGGATTTGCAATCAAAGTGCCAATCTCCACTCTTCAAAGACCTTTTCACAGTCTTCCAGCACATCTAGACCAAGAGTTTGTCCCTGTCGGAATGAAGACAGCCAAGTCCAATCGCTCTTCCGGGTGACTCCTGCATATCCCAACAGTAAATCCCGAATTATTTGCAGAAGCCCATCCGCGATGTGGAAAAGCTTTCGATTCATGATTGCTCCTTGAACATTTCGGGCTGTACGTGCTTTCCGGCATTTTTGGTAGAGTGCTAGCACAGCGGCCGTGAGATCTTGAGCTGTGGATCGCGTTGATATCGAGGGGTCGCTTCCAGAGTTTCTAGGGTCCATTAAATGGGTCTGCAATAGGCCAAGAAGCTTGCCAATGACTGCTCCGTCTTCAACGGCCATCGCAGCTCCTTGTGCCTGATATGGCAGAGTGGGGTGGCAAGCATCACCGAGTAAAGCAACAGATCCCTAGCTCCCCGTTAGAAAGTTCGTAATTGGAAAAACATGATGGTGTACCTTGGTCCAAGATTCCAGCTCGGAGAGATGTGTTAGTTTCCATTTATATACCGATGGCACACAAGAGACTAGCTTTTGTAATCTAGAAACGCGAGAAGAAAATTAGTTGGGAGATTGGAATCGAATACTTTGTGGTCCTCACGTTTCATCCCAGCCGGCATAGCTATCTCGCATCTCATAAACATCACCCTGCTCTCTTCGAGAGTTTGGTGGTAGGTTATCCGGCCGCATGAGCACAAGATTGAACTCCTTTCCACTACGGAGGGGGTAGAAAATGGTGTGTTTTTCGGGTCCCAGCCAGCTTGTGACCCCAATTTTCTGACACAGTTCTTTTACTTTTTTATCACCCAAAGCCTCCAGTTGCTCTCGGGAAAATGTTGCCCGATAGGCCATGTCGCCTGTTGGCACCGGAGAACGAGGAGATCCAAGAACAGCCCCTCGGACCGTAGACATTTGACCTTTGTTTGTCAGCTAAGACAGTCAGACACATAAATGGCAAAAGATTGACCAAATTACCGTCAGCACCAATTACAACATCTGCCGACATACATCTCCCATCAGCGAGAAGAACAGCAGGCTGCTCGGTGTAAATATCCTCTACTTCTGCCCCGAGTTGAAGGACCGCACCAAGTCGGATTGCTTCATCAAGAAGAACGCGATGATAGTCCATCCGATGAATAATTCTGTAGATGGGGTAAAAGTGTTTGTAAAGATCAGGGTTAGGTCAATCACTTACATCCACGGCACACCGAATTCCTCCGTGATATCATTCCCAAATGGCATTGATCGCAGAAGACGACCATCCTTGTACCTTCGAAagtctacttgctgcactTGACTTCCATGCTCGAGAATTTGGGAAAGAAGGCCAAAGTCGCGCATTATCCTACCGCCATTTGGTGGGATTTGGATGCCTGCTCCGACTTCGTGAACGTTGGGGGATCGCTCGAAAATTTCCACGTCAATTCCTTCACGGCGACATGCAATTGCACAGGCTAGGCCACCTAGACCTCCTCCGACAATGATAATCTTCATGATCTCCGTTGATGTCAAAGTGATGTGCCCTGGACTGCGCTGGGTTCCAAATTAGGACTAGTGGGGACTTCGAGTCAGACCACCCATGCATTTCGGATGCAGAAAATGTGTCGATGAACCTATAGAATTCCAGTTTAGTCCATGTGAAACGATATCCATAAGCCGTGTCCGAAGATGTGTTTGTCAACTTGGAAATGAAAGCTTTATCCGAAGAGGTGATGGATTTCGGGGGAAACCACCCAAGGCTGTCCCAGATGCAGCCACAAGTAATATCCAAGGAGACACGACCTTACGGAGACATCAAGCAATCCCACGGAAGATATCCTGCTGTCGCTGAATTTTTCTTTGAAAAGTGACCCCAGAGTCTGTGTGACAGCACGTGACTGAGTGATTTCCCTGCTCATTTCGGATTCTTTCACTGAACAACTCTTCTTGTCAGTATCTTGAAATACACATAATGCAGCTATTCTCTTGGCCTCGATCACACCTTTTAGAGATCGGGGATCAAACCTGGTGCCCATCGTGGCTTCACCAGCACGAACAACTGGTTCTCACCCAGCTGTGGAATCTTCAAGTGCCCGGGTGGAGCCATGGAAGCCTCGCCAAACAGGCATGTGCAGTGTTTCAAGAGCATTTGAAAGATCTTTCCTCCTACAAAGTTCTGGATATCTGTGCTGGTGCCGGTGGACCTACGCCAGTCCTCGAATCAGAGCTCAACAAAGAACTTGAATCCGAGGGCAAGAGCGCTGTTCAGTTTGTTTTGAGCGATCTTTACCCCCATATTGAAGAGTGGGAGCGAATCTCGAAGAAGCAGCAGAACGTCACGTATATTGAGAGCCCGGTGGATGCTCGAGCGGTTCCTCGATTTGCAGCAAGTTCGAAAAAGGAGTGTCGGGTCTTCAATATTTGTTTCCACCACTTCGGAGATGAAGATGCAGCGGGAATTCTGAAGAGTGCAATTGAGACCGCTGACGCGTTTATGCAAGTTGCGAGCCTATCAATTTTGTCTGTTCTGTGAGCTAATTCAATTCCTATTAGCATATTCGAAATCACATCACGCGATCTTTGGACTTGTCTATGCTCGCCTCTAGTCTTCTTCTGGACTTTCTTTGTAACCCTTGTTTGGTACTGGGAGTCGCCGATCCATCTCCTTTTCACCTTCATTCTACCTGTGGCTCCTCTGACTATCTTTGTTGATGGGCTTATCTCCTGTCTCCGAACCCGCACTGCAAAAGAAACCTGGCAACTGCTGGACCAGCCAGATCTTGACCTTTCCAACTGGACATTTCACAGTGGGCAAAAGACCGTTCAATTTCCTTTCATCACTTTGTATTATCATGTTGGCATCAAATTATAACGGGGAAATGGTTGGGCTCATCTAGCTTTAATTCTCTTTGCCGCCTCTACCCAACGATCCAGGCCTTCACTCATGTCGCTCTAAATATGATTTGATGTAACATCGATTTCGATCTTGACTCCCTTTTCAATAGTAGCTATAATGTGCTATTGTTCTATTTCATAGTCTGGTAACGCTACTATACAACTGGACATTTAAATCCATGTGAGTCTGATGCCTTATAGACCAAAAGAGGAGCGGCCTTGGAAGTTTGACTGATGACTAGTGGGCATTGAGATCCATGTCCTGCTTTTTATATTGGCTTTGTCAATAAACATTTTTCCTAAAACAGCACCGGAGCTTCAATTTCGTCTGTCCTTTCTTGCTCTTCCAAGTcgctctctcttcttttctcttctgtcTTTCCTCTCATCCCTTCTTTCTCGCACCCATCTCTCACTTCTTGATCCAATTCCTCGCCCTATTCTTTCATCCGTCTCTATCTCATTCTCGTCCTACTAGTCCTATACCCATATCCTTTGTCCCAACTACTTAATTTGTTTATCAAGTCACCTACTTCCCCTTTCAGCATGGACACCCACATAGCACGCAAATCGGGTATCCAACTGCCGATCCTTTAAGCTGCGCCATTCAGTTCACACAACACCATCTGCCGGCAGCGATGGCATCACGCTTGACGAGGCCACTGGTGTTGTTCTCGAAGCCATAGCTACTGTGAACATTCCGATGGAAACTATCTCGGTAGATTTAATGACTTATTGAAAAAGAGCCCATCGGGATAAGGGTGACTGAGCGCAATTTGCTACCGCCACTTTTGGGATCCTAGCCTTTGCCAACCTCAAAGAACTGAGTCTTGCTCTCCTAGATGCCGAGCGCGAGACTATCGATTGGATGGCGAAAATGATCCAATGTGCTAAATCTCTCAGAAATCTGACGATCCTCTTCAGCTGGAGGTGCGAAGCAACTTTACTTCCTCGCCCAGATTTCgtcggttgagtgcctgCCGGAACTACAAGAATTGACATTCTCACGGATGTCATTCCAATCATCGGCTGCTTTGGCGATCTTTCTTTACAGCATCCAAAGCACCCTTTGCCGTGCGACTTTCTCTTTTGTACAACTGGAGCTTGGATGCTGGCAGTCCATTTTCCGCAAGTTGGGCGGAGGCATGTACCAGATTGACAGTGTGACACTGCATCGTGAACTGGAACTTGACGATTTTTTGAGCTTTCGGAAGATTTCAGAATACCCACTCGTGAACGAGTCCCTAAGAGACCATATCGTCCGTTCCAATTTTGCATTGTTGCTCCGAAGGATGTGGGCTTCGCCTACTCGGGTCCCGTCTTTACAATTGGTTTTACAGAGAGTGGTTGCCCTTGCGGAGCTATACTAAGATGAGTCGGAGTAAAGTTTTACTATATTTCTGTACacttgttttgtttttgggtTTAATTCTTAAACGATTGCATCTAATATATTGCACCCCCTATCTCTGCTGGTGGCTATTAAGCTAAAAACACGACTGAAACAACTGGACTTGTTTTTCCTGTTCCTGAGGGCCCTGATGGTTATTAGCCCACCAGGAACTGTCGTGGTAGACTGTGTGAAAATATCAGGTTAGAATGGATCGAGGTTGGCCTGGGATTGAATCTGGTCTTTCCGATCATCTCTGATAGGGAAAGAGATGAATGTTGCCGTACATCGAGTTCAAAACACGTCGGGCCGACCATAGGTTCATTTCTCTGCCGTGGGCAAGGatagtctttttttttcaatgagaatcccCTTCCTGGGTTGACATCGCGATCACCAAAAATAGTGACTTTCGAGGCTTCGTCGATCGTGTTGAGCTGGTCACTAACGGAGGTCTCTGGCCATGTTAGGGGGACGATCTAGATAATTCTAGAATCTTGCTCAGGGCGTTCATTCCGAATTGCCTCAAGCAAGTATCCTCTCCGATCCTGTTCAtccccgaaaaaaaaaaggggttcACTCGGGGGGAATGCTATGCACCTGCGCTGATCGTCGCAGCACAAGTTCATAGCCAGGCTGCGGCTCAGACTGCAATGCCAGTCAGTACTCCTCGGCCATCTCTACTAGTTTGGCGTCATTGTAGACCTTTATCTGGCCAGGCTCGGGAGTGACGATGATATCGAAACCCGCGAGACTTGACAaagagggagaagagggagaagaggaagagcaAATTTCCGTGATTTACCTCTGGCAGGATACGCTTCATAGGAAGTATCCATATCAGCACTTTCTTGATCAAGTTATCTTGACGGCTTTTAGAGCGTTTGTACCTGGGCTGCTTAGAGAAGCAGCTATGAGTTCCTTTCATTATCAATCTATCGATTCCACCCTTAACCCTAACCATCCCCTTGCCTTGCATTTGTGTAGAGAGATTATCACAGAAAAGTAACAGTTCAGCGTCACCTGCTATTAATTCTCTCGTTGGGGTGCACGGGGACTTGGTAGGAAATGTGCCCGCGATGGTGGATTGTAAACCGTTCTCAAGCGATCGACATAAATAGAGACGACGGTGAAATACCATCTCGACGGATTCTGTACCTATGACAAGATCCCCGACGGTACAGAAAATCGTAGTCCTTGCCAAGTAGAGGCTGTCCAACATGGACAGACTTTTAGATCCGATCTTGTACCTGAACGGATCCCTGCACAATTTTGTGTAGCTTTGGACTTGCTCTCTCGGTGAGAGAATACGATCAACAGCAAAGCGTCCTCCGAGTAGCTACATGGATGGCTTCCAAGACAGTTCGAGATTTGCCACATGGAGCTTTGCGTTTTGGAGTTGTACCCCAACTCCTCCTATACTGACCCAGATTTAGGAGGCCTCTGAGGCGGAATGAATCAAGTCCCCGATCTGTTGTCTAAAAAGAAGAGCTAAATAGAGGTTAGACATGTCACATTGTACCTGAAAAACAGCTCCCTGCGGATCCGTTCCCGTTGCTCCACATCCCCACTGACGCTTGAAGAAGTCCGAAATCCAAGCCCTGAAGGTGATGCAATTAGTGAAAGGATTGACATAGTGGAGGAAAAGCTAAGCACAAAACCCCACTGGGAAAACCCAGTTTTTAAAAAACCAAGGACTAAGCGTAGAGGGGTTGATGTCACATGTTCCCCCGCTGGATTTCCTTGATCTGGACCTCCCCATCTTCTCTCCACCTCTCCCCCAGCTCTCCCCACCAGACATGTCTTCTACCATTGACAGCTCAAAAATTCCCACCGATGGCACAGGCAAGCTTGAAAATCCTGGTACTTTCATACAGAGTTCCAGTTCTAATTCAAAATTAGGTGTTATCCAGCTAGATCCTTGGTTGGAACCCCATCGCGATGTCTTGAAGCACAGATACCAGGTAGTCGAGGACTGGGCCAAGACCATCAATGAAACAGAGGGTGGCTTGGATAAGTTCAGCAAGGTGAATTTATCTTCAGTGATGGGTGTCTTTTGTACTAATGCACCTATCAGGGCTACGAAACCTTCGGACTGCATGCACAACCCAATGGAGAGATCAAATACCAAGAATGGGCACCAAACGCACAGGAGGCTTCTCTGGTCGGCGAATTTAGTAAGTTGTGGACTATCCATACCTGGGGAGCGTGACTGAGACTGGCAGATAACTGGGACGTCAATGCCAACCCCATGACGAAGAACAGCTTCGGCATCTGGAATACAACCGTACCGGCGAAAGACGGGGCGGCCGCTATTCCCCACGACAGCAAGATCAAGGTAAGCACCTCAGCCCTACACATGGACAAAACCTCAAACTAAGAAACGCACAGATCACAATGGTGCTCCCCAGCGGCGAACGCATCTACCGAATCCCCGCTTGGATTAAGCGTGTGGTTCAGGATCTGAACGTATCACCTGCATACGATGCCGTTTTCTGGAatccgcccgcagaagaggTGTACAAGTTCCAGCACGCGCGGCCCAAGAAGCCCGAGAGCCTGCGCATCTACGAGGCGCACGTCGGCATCTCGTCGCCGGAGACTAGAGTTGCTACATACAAGGAGTTTACGAAGAACATGTTGCCCCGTATCAAGTATCTGGGATACAATGCAATTCAGTTAATGGCCATCATGGAGCATGCGTACTATGCTAGCTTCGGGTACCAAGTGAACAACTTCTTCGCAGCGAGCAGTCGCTATGGGTCTCCAGAGGATCTGAAAGAGCTTGTTGATACTGCCCACAGCATGGGGCTGGTTGTGCTGCTAGATGTGGTTCACAGCCATGCCTCCAAGAACGTCATTGATGGACTCAATGAGTTCGATGGAACGGATCACCTCTACTTCCATGGCGGCGCGAAGGGCCGTCATGAGCTGTGGGACAGCCGTCTGTTCAATTATGGCAGCCACGAGGTGCTGCGTTTCCTCTTGAGCAATCTGCGCTTCTGGATGGAAGAGTATCAGTTTGATGGATACCGCTTCGATGGTGTGACCAGCATGCTCTACACGCACCATGGTATCGGAACGTATGTGCATTCTTCGTCCCATGTTGTAGATAAACCTGCTAACTAAGCGAAACAGTGGCTTCTCCGGTGGGTACCACGAGTACTTTGGACCATCCGTCGATGAGGAGGGCGTCACATACCTCACTCTTGCGAACGAGATGTTGCACGAAATTTACCCAGACTGCATCACAGTCGCAGAGGATGTCTCCGGCATGCCCGCACTCTGTCTACCCCACAAACTAGGCGGTGCCGGCTTCGACTACCGTCTCGCGATGGCCGTCCCAGACATGTGGATCAAGCTCCTGAAGGAAAGCACAGATGACGAGTGGGACATGGCCAACATTTCCTTCACGCTCACTAACCGGCGCCACGGCGAGAAGACCATTGCCTACGCCGAGAGCCATGACCAAGCGTAAGCCCAGCTCCCCACCAGCCTCTAACCCCCGTCTATCCACTTGACCAACTAACCCTAAACCCACAGCCTTGTCGGCGACAAGACCCTCATGATGTGGCTCTGCGACAAAGAGATGTACACACACATGTCTACGCTGACCGAATTCACCCCTGTAATTGAACGCGGCATGGCTCTACACAAAATGATCCGCCTCGTAACACACGCCCTCGGCGGCGAGGGGTACCTAAACTTCGAAGGCAACGAATTTGGGCACCCAGAATGGCTCGATTTCCCACGCGCAGGGAACGACAACTCTTTCTGGTACGCTCGTCGCCAGCTAAACCTAACCGAAGACCCGCTTCTACGGTACAATTTTCTGAACGAGTTCGACCGCGGGATGCAGCTAGCCGAGCAGAAGTACGGATGGCTTTCTTCGCCGCAGGCGTATGTCAGTTTGAAGAATGAGAGTGACAAGGTACTTGTCTTTGAGCGGGCTGGGTTGCTTTggatcttcaatttcaattccACGAAGAGTTTTACGGATTACCGTGTTGGGGTTGATGTTCCTGGTACGTATCGTCTTGTGCTTGATACGGACGAGAAGGTGTTTGGTGGGCTTGGGAGGAATGTGAAAGACACGCGCTTCTTTACTACCGATCTGGGGTGGAATGGGCGGGCGAATTTCGTGCAGGTTTATATTCCTACGCGGACTGCTTTGGTATGTTGTCTGGCTGCTTCTTCTGCCCCATCTGCCTTTAGTTCTTGTTTGCTGACTTTGGTGTGTTTTCCAGGTGCTGGCGCTGGAGGAGACTCTGTAAGGTGAATCGTCAACCTACGTCTATCTTCCACGCCGCTGAGTTGAAGATTGAACATCTCCTGGTATTGAATGTTGTTTTCGGCGAGTGCAGGTGGAGTGGGTTAGCCTGACTTCTTTGTGTAATGTCCTGCATCTTGCTTCCAATCACGTCTATCTATCTCGCAACGTCTCGTGTCATTTATCATTTACACactctttttttcatttggAATATAGATTGAATAGAGAGAGAGCGTCGAGGATTATGTCATGTTGCACGGTTCTCTGTAGGTAGTATAGAAAGGTCCTGAATCGCATGACTTGAACAAGGAGAATGACCAGGACGAACAACGAAGTTCATGCAGACAAGACCAGCCCGAAAGATAGAGTTGAATTGAGTAGCCTCCAAGAAATGAATGTACATCTTCGAACCAAGAACTACACCAAACACCCGTCAGTCCACCTACAATTGACTACAACACCCACTAGAGCCGACTACACAAAACCCAAGGGGCAGTCACAAAGAAAATGATGTCGAGAATCAGGTTTTGAACTCTAAGTACACAAAATAATGAAACACGCCGGTCAAGGGGGGGTTTGTGTAAGGTATCTCCAATCCAGACCGGCTTTAAAATCCTATCAACTCGCTAAGACAAACGCATCATGAACCTCCTCCAACCCAGCAACAAGCAACCCCAAAACTTCTGAACTCAATCCCAGACACCACGATTCAGCACTCGGTGCATCGTCAGACATTTCATTTTCCCCTGGCTCGGGTTCCTTTCGGATCGAGTCTAGAAAGAACACAAAGAGAACTCCCAACGTTGATGAAACGACCATGCACTGGAAAATGGATGTGAAATCAAATCCCTTTCTTGTTgcatttttgtttttctcttaGATCGGGTAATGTACATTGTAATATACACGCCTCGAAGcaaggaaaaaaagatgTTGTCGCGTACAACATTGGAACATTTGGAGTGTTCTGACAAAGGGAATTAAATGAAGACTGAGGGAACCACTGGAGAACAGGTGAGGAATAAGAGGGAAAGGAGAGGGAGAGCTTGAAGATGAAAGGGGGATGTTAAGAGGGCGCTAGCTAGCAAATGACAAAATTACATTTAGGCCTTGTTCTCAAGCTCGGCGAGAATCTTCTCACCCTTGGCGCGGGCAGCGTTGATGTCACCAACCATGTAGAAGGCGGCCTCGGGGAGGTCGTCACCCTCACCAGCAATGATGGCCTTGAAGGAGGCAATGGTGTCCTTCAAGTCAACAAGGGTACCCTCGATACCAGTGAAGACCTGGGCGACGGCGAAAGGCTGGGACAGGAAACGCTGGAGCTTACGGGCACGCTCGACGGTGAGCTTATCAGCCTCAGACAACTCATCCATACCGAGAATGGCAATAATATCCTGGAGGGACTTGTACTCCTGGAGCATCTGCTGGACACGGGTGGCGGTGTTGTAGTGCTCGTCACCGATGATACGGGGGTCGAGCATACGGGACTTAGAGTCGAGAGGGTCGACAGCGGGGTAGATACCCAACTCGGAGATACCACGAGACAACACAGTGGTGGCGTCCAAGTGAGCGAAGGTGGTGGCGGGGGCAGGATCAGTCAGATCGTCAGCGGGCACGTAAACGGCCTGGACGGAGGTGATAGAACCCTTCTGGGTGGTGGTGATACGCTCCTGCATGACACCCATGTCAACAGCCAGGGTAGGCTGGTAACCGACGGCAGAGGGGATACGACCCAGAAGGGCAG
Above is a genomic segment from Penicillium digitatum chromosome 3, complete sequence containing:
- a CDS encoding Drug/metabolite transporter; translated protein: MSTSTPQSIPQSSTSPWIILAITSGAFAALNGVFAKLTTDEHTTAFAQSLAHLFGLDSSPVIEMLTRGACLGLNVLCNIIMWALFTRALTAGPSTVKVSITNTASNFLATAVFDFWIFRWASSIGFGFDGTM
- a CDS encoding Monooxygenase, FAD-binding, whose amino-acid sequence is MKIIIVGGGLGGLACAIACRREGIDVEIFERSPNVHEVGAGIQIPPNGGRIMRDFGLLSQILEHGSQVQQVDFRRYKDGRLLRSMPFGNDITEEFGVPWIIIHRMDYHRVLLDEAIRLGAVLQLGAEVEDIYTEQPAVLLADGRCMSADVVIGADGQMSTVRGAVLGSPRSPVPTGDMAYRATFSREQLEALGDKKVKELCQKIGVTSWLGPEKHTIFYPLRSGKEFNLVLMRPDNLPPNSRREQGDVYEMRDSYAGWDETLQKLVSCVPSVYKWKLTHLSELESWTKGSVALLGDACHPTLPYQAQGAAMAVEDGAVIGKLLGLLQTHLMDPRNSGSDPSISTRSTAQDLTAAVLALYQKCRKARTARNVQGAIMNRKLFHIADGLLQIIRDLLLGYAGVTRKSDWTWLSSFRQGQTLGLDVLEDCEKVFEEWRLAL
- a CDS encoding FAD/NAD(P)-binding domain-containing protein, translating into MQLFSWPRSHLLEIGDQTWCPSWLHQHEQLVLTQLWNLQVPGWSHGSLAKQACAVFQEHLKDLSSYKVLDICAGAGGPTPVLESELNKELESEGKSAVQFVLSDLYPHIEEWERISKKQQNVTYIESPVDARAVPRFAASSKKECRVFNICFHHFGDEDAAGILKSAIETADAFIIFEITSRDLWTCLCSPLVFFWTFFVTLVWYWESPIHLLFTFILPVAPLTIFVDGLISCLRTRTAKETWQLLDQPDLDLSNWTFHSGQKTVQFPFITLYYHVGIKL
- a CDS encoding Glycogen branching enzyme GbeA, putative, which gives rise to MSSTIDSSKIPTDGTGVIQLDPWLEPHRDVLKHRYQVVEDWAKTINETEGGLDKFSKGYETFGLHAQPNGEIKYQEWAPNAQEASLVGEFNNWDVNANPMTKNSFGIWNTTVPAKDGAAAIPHDSKIKITMVLPSGERIYRIPAWIKRVVQDLNVSPAYDAVFWNPPAEEVYKFQHARPKKPESLRIYEAHVGISSPETRVATYKEFTKNMLPRIKYLGYNAIQLMAIMEHAYYASFGYQVNNFFAASSRYGSPEDLKELVDTAHSMGLVVLLDVVHSHASKNVIDGLNEFDGTDHLYFHGGAKGRHELWDSRLFNYGSHEVLRFLLSNLRFWMEEYQFDGYRFDGVTSMLYTHHGIGTGFSGGYHEYFGPSVDEEGVTYLTLANEMLHEIYPDCITVAEDVSGMPALCLPHKLGGAGFDYRLAMAVPDMWIKLLKESTDDEWDMANISFTLTNRRHGEKTIAYAESHDQALVGDKTLMMWLCDKEMYTHMSTLTEFTPVIERGMALHKMIRLVTHALGGEGYLNFEGNEFGHPEWLDFPRAGNDNSFWYARRQLNLTEDPLLRYNFLNEFDRGMQLAEQKYGWLSSPQAYVSLKNESDKVLVFERAGLLWIFNFNSTKSFTDYRVGVDVPGTYRLVLDTDEKVFGGLGRNVKDTRFFTTDLGWNGRANFVQVYIPTRTALVLALEETL